In Methanobacterium sp., one DNA window encodes the following:
- a CDS encoding pseudomurein-binding repeat-containing protein, whose translation MLLICGMCISTVGSTFAAAESQQTAENIVNSSLNNENTANIQYPVDNVVSKETQNTIQEKNAIQTTNNNQNTPINTETSEDEQLETSSITQQNIQNNTSLNSQNTVTEEANKQNADLSALNSNQNSVDTVSDSAQKKESIQDSVNSGNLQAAAGETYVNIRGIWLKAEDASTITLSELKNANITDIFVKTNRISTPTYESVLKDILGKFQNSGIRIHAWITCFKDANGNWIDPANTTQRSTLLNFITDITKNYSIDGIHLDYVRYSGVGENAAKMHPGATNTITSFVKDVYNTVKSIKPKVAVSMAVMPEGANNANIYGQDYKALAPYLDFIVPMIYKGNYGQDTSWIGSATKYIVDQVGGKPVVAGLQTYVSDYDTSLLTADDLNQDIKSATENGASGYALFRYGMVSQDFLKPPSFTLSQIKDAASKVKAFIETNKMLPNFVTVGTTQVKISDFLKLMTTSVLQLNSGKTTTITLQNVFAPTGSTGSFVSGNINKAGYLDIANRINTFISTNGAVPNYSTTKLGKIPYESLVYMYAKILNFSKTNNYLPNYVSMNPAMKIASPKVSTISTTTFSLDQIKKAATSVKTYIETNKALPNYVTVGNEQVKMTDFLRLLLIGTIEINDGSKAPVSLKTVKAPVTPSESINNGTIDETGYIDLAKRVKAFIDANDSIPNHATTILGEMKYESLVYMFSKILSFYNTNSRLPGYVSVDPWSKVSTSSMQVPDELQKYLAATANCQVTNAQIKSLAASITSGKTSAYDKAVAIFNWVRDKIGYSFYYNTKYGAVGTLNARTGNCVDTAHLVIALSRAVGLPAMYVHGSCRFTSGNVYGHVWARIWVDGKWYAADATSSRNTFGVVNNWNTATYTLKGTYASLPF comes from the coding sequence ATGCTACTTATTTGCGGCATGTGTATATCTACAGTTGGTAGTACATTTGCTGCTGCTGAAAGTCAGCAAACAGCGGAAAATATCGTAAATTCCAGCTTAAATAATGAAAATACAGCAAATATCCAATACCCAGTGGATAATGTAGTCTCAAAGGAAACTCAAAATACGATACAAGAAAAGAATGCAATTCAAACAACAAACAATAACCAAAATACTCCAATAAACACTGAAACCAGTGAAGATGAGCAGTTAGAAACTTCGAGCATAACACAACAAAATATCCAGAATAATACATCTTTAAACAGCCAAAATACAGTAACTGAAGAGGCAAACAAACAAAACGCAGATTTATCTGCATTAAATAGCAACCAAAATTCAGTAGATACAGTTTCAGATTCAGCGCAAAAAAAAGAATCCATACAAGATTCAGTGAATTCAGGAAATTTACAGGCTGCAGCAGGGGAAACATACGTTAACATTCGTGGCATCTGGCTAAAAGCAGAAGATGCAAGCACTATTACCTTGAGTGAACTTAAGAATGCAAATATAACCGATATATTTGTTAAAACAAACAGAATTTCAACTCCAACATATGAAAGCGTATTGAAGGACATCCTGGGAAAATTCCAGAATTCAGGAATTAGAATCCATGCATGGATCACGTGTTTTAAGGATGCAAATGGTAACTGGATTGATCCAGCCAATACCACTCAAAGAAGCACTCTATTGAACTTCATAACTGACATCACTAAAAATTATTCAATAGATGGTATTCATCTTGATTATGTGAGATACTCAGGAGTTGGCGAAAATGCAGCTAAAATGCATCCTGGTGCAACAAACACAATAACTTCATTTGTAAAGGACGTATACAATACAGTAAAATCCATCAAACCGAAAGTAGCTGTTTCAATGGCAGTAATGCCAGAAGGAGCTAACAACGCAAACATTTATGGTCAAGACTACAAAGCACTTGCACCTTACCTTGATTTCATTGTTCCAATGATTTACAAGGGAAACTATGGACAGGACACCTCATGGATTGGTTCAGCTACAAAATACATTGTTGATCAAGTAGGTGGGAAACCGGTGGTTGCAGGACTTCAAACATACGTTTCAGACTATGATACATCATTGTTAACTGCAGATGATTTAAATCAGGACATTAAATCGGCAACAGAAAACGGCGCATCTGGATATGCACTGTTCAGATATGGAATGGTCAGTCAGGATTTCTTAAAGCCACCAAGCTTTACCTTAAGCCAGATTAAGGACGCTGCCAGTAAAGTTAAAGCGTTTATTGAAACCAACAAAATGCTTCCAAACTTTGTAACCGTAGGTACAACCCAGGTTAAAATATCAGACTTCCTTAAACTAATGACAACAAGTGTTTTACAATTGAACAGTGGAAAAACAACAACAATAACACTCCAGAATGTTTTTGCCCCTACAGGTTCTACAGGATCATTTGTAAGTGGAAACATCAATAAAGCAGGATATCTGGACATTGCAAACAGAATAAATACATTTATCAGTACCAATGGTGCAGTACCGAATTATTCTACAACTAAACTTGGAAAGATTCCATATGAATCTCTGGTTTACATGTACGCTAAAATCCTGAACTTCTCTAAGACAAACAATTATCTACCAAATTACGTTTCAATGAATCCAGCGATGAAAATAGCCTCACCAAAAGTGAGTACAATTTCAACAACAACTTTCAGTTTAGATCAGATTAAAAAAGCAGCGACAAGCGTTAAAACGTACATTGAGACCAATAAAGCACTTCCAAATTATGTAACAGTTGGTAATGAACAGGTTAAAATGACTGACTTCTTAAGATTGTTACTGATTGGAACAATTGAAATTAATGATGGATCAAAAGCGCCAGTATCACTTAAAACAGTAAAAGCTCCAGTAACCCCAAGTGAAAGTATTAATAATGGAACAATAGACGAAACAGGATATATTGACCTTGCAAAAAGAGTAAAAGCGTTCATTGATGCAAATGATTCAATACCCAACCATGCTACAACCATTCTTGGTGAAATGAAATATGAATCTTTAGTTTACATGTTTTCGAAGATACTCAGCTTCTACAATACCAACAGCAGACTTCCAGGTTATGTTTCAGTGGATCCATGGAGCAAGGTTTCAACATCTAGCATGCAGGTGCCAGATGAGTTACAGAAATATTTAGCAGCCACAGCAAATTGTCAGGTGACCAATGCACAGATTAAATCACTTGCAGCATCAATAACAAGTGGTAAAACTTCTGCATACGATAAAGCAGTGGCAATATTCAACTGGGTAAGAGACAAAATAGGTTATTCCTTTTATTATAACACCAAATATGGTGCAGTAGGAACTTTAAATGCAAGAACAGGAAACTGTGTGGATACAGCACATCTTGTTATTGCTCTTTCAAGAGCTGTAGGTCTACCTGCCATGTATGTCCATGGTAGTTGTCGGTTTACAAGCGGCAACGTATATGGACACGTTTGGGCCAGAATATGGGTAGATGGCAAATGGTATGCTGCAGACGCAACCAGTTCCAGAAACACCTTTGGAGTTGTAAACAACTGGAATACAGCTACATACACTTTAAAGGGTACATATGCTTCATTACCTTTCTAG
- a CDS encoding thiamine-phosphate synthase family protein — translation MAVEILQNNEDFAAFIPEVRSNIVMAKENAKDINDVAGIPGRITTVHGKPRAFMEPEFGVSSHMARLVLSIMKHDPSKRSAVNIKFDKKIINICEKLGLKVSFYDRNDEPQHIREVEGGTIPWGVEAAIKRIGDVPDVIYHQGAWGKEPSISLIGTDAVDVAKMAVCISKLFNTNDGHKVLFTSPVEKSHQKNPEISCIFCAMAEGDPEVSKNVLYNDGKSMVILNIAPYTQGHLLVVPTKHYTDLTQLDPNDLKNLFENVQKAILLIRDVIKPDGVNIGVNLGEVAGQHIKHIHIHLVPRFKFETTFIGATANTRVIRESLDDTYSKYMEKIEILNK, via the coding sequence ATGGCAGTTGAAATTCTGCAGAATAACGAAGACTTCGCTGCATTTATTCCAGAAGTTAGAAGCAATATAGTAATGGCAAAAGAAAATGCAAAGGATATTAACGATGTTGCAGGTATTCCAGGACGTATAACAACAGTGCATGGTAAACCAAGAGCTTTTATGGAACCAGAATTTGGGGTATCATCTCACATGGCCAGATTAGTCTTATCTATCATGAAACATGACCCTTCAAAGCGAAGCGCTGTGAACATCAAATTTGATAAAAAAATAATCAATATATGCGAAAAATTAGGCCTTAAAGTCTCATTTTATGATAGGAATGACGAACCCCAGCATATAAGGGAAGTTGAAGGTGGTACAATCCCATGGGGGGTTGAAGCTGCAATTAAAAGGATTGGAGATGTTCCTGATGTAATATATCATCAAGGGGCATGGGGTAAAGAGCCATCCATTTCATTAATAGGCACAGATGCAGTTGATGTAGCAAAAATGGCTGTTTGCATTTCAAAACTTTTTAATACAAATGATGGACATAAAGTTTTATTTACCTCACCTGTAGAAAAATCTCATCAAAAAAATCCGGAAATATCATGTATATTTTGCGCAATGGCTGAAGGTGACCCAGAAGTTTCAAAGAATGTGCTTTACAATGATGGAAAAAGTATGGTAATTCTTAATATAGCACCATACACCCAGGGCCATCTTTTAGTTGTTCCAACAAAACATTACACTGATTTAACTCAATTAGATCCAAATGATCTTAAAAATTTATTTGAAAATGTACAAAAAGCAATCTTACTTATAAGGGATGTTATAAAACCAGATGGAGTAAATATTGGAGTTAACCTCGGTGAAGTAGCAGGACAACACATCAAACATATTCATATCCATTTAGTACCCCGATTCAAATTTGAAACCACGTTTATAGGCGCTACAGCAAATACCAGAGTTATCAGAGAAAGTTTGGATGATACTTACTCAAAATACATGGAAAAAATTGAAATTTTAAATAAATAA
- a CDS encoding Ig-like domain-containing protein translates to MVFTIIGSVSAEDGSTCSTDTSLDSIAPTIEGINPANNSVNVPVDTVINVTFSEPIQEGNTTIELRNSTGALIPITTSISDNILTITPVSSLARGVEYTVLFNENSVKDLSGNGVEFYTSTFTVVPLMKAYWMWGSAVAGADVTDLSNKGITDLFVLTRGTTGKSYLNELQLAISKFQPAGIKVHAWIVCFKDSNGNFVDPSGYYSYTKKVYVKTIKYWGKKKVAYKVWKKVKWKKIGKRWKYKWIKVIRYRWRKGWIYQPVYSYVTEKGYSQNFNNYLVDYIKAITINYKVDGIHLDYVRYSGVASKNHAAYQEPGGEVAAINAVTGFVSRVNAAIKSIEPGILLSAAVMPECSTNAKYYGQDYTKLADYLDFFVPMAYEGNYNANNAWITSVTSYIVAQAKGKPVYSGLTTYWSDSDTRVLSNEELDADAQAAESGGADGFVLFRYGIGAYVPDWPA, encoded by the coding sequence GTGGTTTTTACAATAATTGGAAGCGTATCTGCTGAGGATGGATCAACTTGTTCAACAGACACTTCATTGGATAGCATCGCGCCAACTATTGAAGGTATAAATCCAGCGAATAATTCTGTCAATGTCCCTGTTGATACGGTAATTAATGTTACTTTCAGTGAACCTATACAGGAAGGAAATACAACTATTGAGCTTAGAAACAGTACAGGAGCACTAATTCCTATAACTACATCAATCAGTGATAACATATTAACAATAACTCCTGTCAGCAGTTTAGCCAGAGGTGTTGAATATACTGTACTTTTTAATGAAAATAGTGTAAAGGACTTATCAGGTAACGGAGTAGAATTTTATACAAGCACTTTTACTGTTGTTCCTTTAATGAAAGCGTACTGGATGTGGGGATCTGCTGTTGCGGGGGCTGATGTTACAGATCTTTCTAATAAAGGAATCACCGATTTATTTGTTTTAACAAGGGGAACCACAGGTAAATCTTATCTCAATGAATTACAGCTAGCAATAAGTAAATTTCAACCAGCAGGAATAAAGGTCCACGCATGGATAGTTTGTTTTAAAGATTCTAATGGTAATTTTGTAGATCCATCAGGTTACTACAGTTACACCAAAAAAGTCTATGTTAAAACAATTAAGTACTGGGGCAAAAAGAAAGTAGCATATAAAGTCTGGAAGAAAGTAAAATGGAAAAAAATCGGTAAAAGATGGAAATACAAGTGGATAAAAGTTATTAGATACAGATGGAGAAAAGGATGGATATATCAGCCAGTTTACAGTTACGTCACAGAAAAAGGATACAGTCAGAACTTCAACAATTATCTAGTTGATTATATTAAAGCAATAACTATTAACTACAAGGTTGATGGAATTCATCTTGATTACGTTAGATATTCAGGAGTGGCAAGTAAAAATCATGCTGCATATCAGGAACCCGGAGGAGAGGTTGCAGCAATAAATGCGGTTACTGGATTTGTTAGCAGAGTCAATGCTGCCATTAAATCTATTGAACCTGGAATACTCCTTTCAGCAGCAGTAATGCCTGAATGCTCCACAAACGCAAAGTACTATGGACAGGACTACACAAAACTTGCCGACTATCTTGACTTCTTTGTACCTATGGCTTATGAAGGAAATTACAATGCAAATAATGCATGGATTACAAGTGTTACAAGTTACATAGTTGCTCAAGCAAAAGGAAAGCCAGTATACTCAGGTTTAACAACATACTGGTCAGACAGTGACACCAGGGTTTTATCAAATGAGGAATTGGATGCAGATGCACAAGCAGCAGAATCAGGCGGTGCAGATGGATTTGTACTTTTCAGATATGGAATAGGGGCTTATGTGCCTGATTGGCCGGCCTGA
- a CDS encoding Hsp20/alpha crystallin family protein, with product MEKKVIKTKKELEMEKGEGKEVKMEKEVEEVPVETEETTTEEAAPVEKRLEKGKMTAQKIFEDMISTFREKQGDFEKAMSEYTASSAKLAMDVVETENDIVVKADLPGVKKEDIVIDLTEDSLEIMAIFEDESEFKGDNFIKKERRYGESKRSISLPQMVKIEEASAKFDNGVLTVTIPKEEKKRHTLSVE from the coding sequence ATGGAAAAAAAGGTAATTAAAACTAAGAAAGAATTAGAAATGGAAAAGGGTGAAGGAAAAGAAGTTAAAATGGAAAAAGAGGTTGAAGAAGTCCCAGTTGAAACAGAAGAAACTACTACTGAAGAAGCAGCACCAGTCGAGAAAAGATTAGAAAAAGGTAAGATGACCGCCCAAAAGATCTTTGAAGATATGATAAGTACATTCCGTGAAAAGCAGGGTGATTTTGAAAAGGCAATGTCTGAATACACAGCTTCATCTGCAAAATTAGCAATGGATGTGGTAGAGACTGAAAATGACATTGTGGTAAAGGCAGATCTTCCAGGTGTAAAGAAAGAAGATATTGTAATTGACCTTACAGAGGATTCACTGGAAATAATGGCCATATTTGAAGATGAATCAGAGTTTAAGGGTGATAATTTCATTAAAAAAGAAAGAAGATATGGAGAATCTAAAAGATCAATTAGTTTGCCACAAATGGTCAAAATCGAAGAAGCAAGTGCTAAATTTGATAACGGTGTTTTAACAGTTACCATTCCAAAAGAAGAAAAGAAAAGACATACATTATCAGTAGAATAA
- a CDS encoding SIS domain-containing protein, translating to MRYKMYDEILEQPKALKNTLKEEKSHMREIAEKFEEFEKIYLLGCGSSLSTCYSAKSAIDFISDKNIEVYTGYEFFYNKKTENKNSGALLASQSGETADTVAALRAAQEKDIYTVSITNEGQCTMIKEADDTVVTRGGTEKAILGTKTYVTQLMSLYEILFSMKGPGDDTKKEILKNIEALPSISEGLIKKTEEENMELAEKFKDDEIFYCMGSGPNYGLAYKLAMTMFMEGALKHACPLYSGEFRHGLIERAEKDVPVVFLNADYPGDEMTIRSIEFCEKLQTKSLIYNMKDYSDMNPLMSPFALVIPLEWFIYYLAHFNGEDPGATRHIGKVRY from the coding sequence ATGAGATATAAAATGTATGATGAAATTTTAGAGCAGCCGAAAGCTTTAAAGAATACTCTAAAGGAAGAAAAATCCCATATGCGGGAAATTGCTGAGAAGTTCGAGGAATTTGAAAAGATATATCTTTTGGGATGCGGTAGTTCCCTTTCAACATGTTATTCTGCAAAAAGTGCCATTGATTTCATCTCAGACAAAAATATAGAAGTTTATACTGGCTATGAGTTTTTTTATAACAAAAAAACTGAAAATAAGAATTCAGGAGCTCTTTTAGCATCTCAATCTGGTGAAACTGCAGATACTGTAGCAGCTTTAAGAGCAGCACAGGAAAAAGATATCTATACAGTATCTATAACCAATGAAGGACAATGTACTATGATTAAAGAGGCTGACGACACTGTAGTTACAAGAGGAGGTACAGAGAAAGCTATTCTCGGAACTAAAACGTATGTAACACAGCTTATGAGCCTTTATGAAATTTTATTCAGCATGAAAGGGCCTGGAGATGACACAAAAAAAGAAATTTTAAAAAACATTGAAGCACTTCCATCAATCAGTGAAGGTTTAATTAAAAAAACTGAAGAGGAAAACATGGAACTGGCTGAAAAATTCAAGGATGATGAGATATTTTATTGTATGGGAAGCGGGCCAAATTATGGACTGGCCTACAAACTTGCAATGACCATGTTCATGGAAGGAGCTCTTAAGCATGCATGTCCCCTATATTCTGGAGAATTCAGGCATGGATTAATTGAAAGAGCTGAAAAAGATGTTCCAGTTGTATTTTTAAATGCTGATTATCCTGGAGATGAAATGACCATAAGATCTATTGAATTCTGTGAAAAGCTCCAGACCAAATCTCTTATTTATAATATGAAAGATTATTCAGACATGAACCCATTGATGTCTCCTTTTGCACTCGTAATTCCGCTTGAATGGTTTATTTATTATCTTGCACATTTCAACGGTGAAGATCCTGGTGCTACAAGACATATTGGGAAAGTAAGGTACTGA
- a CDS encoding Hsp20/alpha crystallin family protein, with the protein MDKKPRKFDHEKIIYFTVDFALDIIKNVARGLSRELEKKIDNYSGTPENELIETSKDLIARIKLPGVPKEDIDIDLTEKKLKIKVGHVETDTVIKYRGLNNKLKKEIVLPKRIVVEESSADLEDGVLTVKMPKKVRRVKYEVPVD; encoded by the coding sequence ATGGATAAAAAGCCCAGAAAATTTGATCATGAAAAAATAATTTATTTTACAGTTGATTTCGCTTTGGATATTATTAAAAACGTAGCCAGGGGCTTATCCAGAGAACTGGAGAAAAAAATTGATAATTATTCGGGTACTCCTGAAAATGAGTTAATAGAAACCTCAAAAGATTTAATAGCCCGTATAAAACTTCCAGGAGTCCCTAAAGAAGATATAGACATAGATTTAACTGAAAAAAAGCTTAAAATTAAAGTAGGCCATGTTGAAACAGATACAGTAATAAAGTACAGAGGACTTAATAATAAATTAAAGAAAGAAATAGTGCTTCCAAAGAGGATTGTAGTGGAAGAATCATCAGCTGACCTTGAAGATGGTGTATTAACTGTTAAAATGCCTAAAAAAGTTAGAAGAGTTAAATATGAGGTCCCTGTTGACTAG
- a CDS encoding transglutaminase domain-containing protein, with product MKRLLLLVMLLLLSGALLNVTDIYAATENSQNPETNINSNIVQENLLETQNDENIQNTTGVVENNTTEPVSNLTEENLQISENTSNSSQETQNTHNSTNLTNVQDSNDAAGDEIYKNVHGIWLKAEDVNKLDIDEIKKAGITDIFIKANILTTPTYQNVLKALLDKLKSTNTNARVHAWITCFKDSNGNWIDPQGKFSYTVKVPYTVATKVAYKKSWYKTWYKYWYKYKGKWKYKWKYKWNYKWLYKTQYTTTYKYETKTGQSTAYVDGLIKSITDIVKNYGIDGIHLDYIRYSGSGDNAAYLHPGGTEAITSFVQRVNVAVKAIKPKVAISAALMPECSTNAKYYGQDYTKLAQYLDFLVPMIYKGNYKKDSAWIGTTTKWIVEHSGGKPVVAGLQTYRSDNDLTQIPANELNEDIAAAINNKASGYALFRYGLIEEDFFNQGDSTIKFTISQIQSAAASIKSYIETNHRLPNYVTIGTKQVLMPEMLRLMTLSVLQLNSSIKTSLTLKNVDSPSDPTESTVIGEITLSEYLNIAQRIKSYIDSNGAAPNHASSSLGNIGYESAIYMYSKILGFYNSNNRLPNYVTMNIWKETSIPSDLEKYLNPTKNCQSDNAKIIALAASLTQGTSSTYDKGLKIFNWVRDNLSYSFYYNTKYGAVNTYLNREGNCVDHSHLLIALARAAGIPARYMHGTCNFTSGNVYGHVWAQLWIDGKWYDADAISSKNTLGVINNWNKNTVVMKGNYIELPF from the coding sequence ATGAAGCGACTTTTGTTGCTTGTGATGCTCCTCTTATTGAGCGGGGCATTGCTTAATGTAACAGATATATATGCCGCCACAGAAAATTCACAGAATCCAGAAACAAACATAAACTCAAATATTGTACAGGAAAACCTATTAGAAACTCAAAATGATGAGAATATTCAAAATACTACAGGAGTTGTGGAAAACAATACAACAGAACCTGTAAGTAACTTAACAGAGGAAAATCTACAGATATCTGAGAATACTTCAAATTCAAGCCAAGAAACACAAAATACACATAACAGCACTAATTTAACTAACGTTCAAGATTCTAACGACGCCGCAGGAGATGAAATATATAAAAATGTTCACGGGATATGGCTAAAAGCCGAAGATGTGAACAAATTAGATATAGATGAGATCAAAAAAGCAGGGATTACTGATATATTCATTAAAGCTAACATACTCACGACACCAACATACCAAAACGTGCTAAAAGCACTTTTAGATAAACTCAAAAGCACAAATACCAATGCAAGAGTACATGCATGGATCACATGCTTCAAGGATTCGAATGGAAACTGGATAGATCCACAGGGAAAATTCAGTTATACAGTAAAAGTTCCATATACAGTAGCTACTAAGGTAGCTTACAAAAAATCCTGGTATAAAACCTGGTATAAATATTGGTATAAATATAAAGGCAAATGGAAGTACAAATGGAAGTACAAGTGGAATTACAAATGGCTATATAAAACTCAATACACCACCACATACAAATATGAAACAAAAACCGGCCAAAGCACTGCATATGTGGATGGATTAATAAAATCAATCACTGATATAGTAAAAAATTATGGCATTGATGGAATCCATCTTGATTACATTCGTTATTCCGGATCCGGCGATAATGCCGCCTATCTACATCCGGGAGGAACAGAAGCAATAACCTCATTTGTTCAGAGGGTAAATGTTGCTGTGAAAGCAATTAAGCCTAAAGTGGCAATTTCAGCGGCTTTAATGCCTGAATGTTCCACAAACGCGAAATACTACGGACAGGACTACACAAAACTTGCACAATACCTTGATTTCCTTGTTCCAATGATTTACAAGGGAAATTATAAAAAGGATTCTGCCTGGATTGGTACAACAACAAAATGGATTGTTGAACATTCTGGGGGAAAACCGGTGGTTGCAGGACTTCAAACCTACCGTTCAGACAATGATCTAACCCAGATACCTGCAAATGAATTAAATGAAGACATAGCAGCAGCAATCAATAATAAAGCATCTGGATATGCATTATTCAGATATGGGTTGATTGAGGAGGATTTCTTCAATCAAGGTGATAGTACAATTAAATTCACCATAAGTCAAATTCAAAGCGCAGCAGCAAGTATCAAATCATACATTGAAACAAACCACAGACTACCAAATTATGTTACAATCGGTACAAAGCAGGTTTTAATGCCTGAAATGTTAAGGTTGATGACTTTAAGTGTACTTCAGTTGAACAGCAGTATTAAAACCTCATTAACACTTAAAAATGTCGATTCACCTTCAGATCCAACTGAAAGCACTGTAATAGGGGAAATAACCTTATCAGAATATCTAAATATTGCTCAAAGAATTAAGTCTTATATAGACTCAAATGGTGCTGCACCAAATCATGCATCAAGTTCTTTAGGAAATATTGGATATGAATCAGCCATTTATATGTATTCCAAGATATTGGGCTTTTACAATAGTAATAACCGGTTACCAAACTATGTTACAATGAACATTTGGAAGGAAACTTCCATACCATCAGATCTTGAAAAATATTTGAATCCTACCAAAAACTGTCAATCAGACAATGCTAAAATCATAGCACTGGCAGCTTCACTTACACAAGGGACAAGTTCAACCTATGATAAAGGTTTAAAAATCTTTAACTGGGTAAGGGATAATTTGAGCTATTCCTTTTACTACAATACCAAATACGGGGCGGTGAACACATACCTGAACAGAGAAGGAAATTGTGTTGACCACTCGCATTTGTTGATTGCACTGGCAAGAGCAGCGGGAATTCCAGCAAGATATATGCATGGAACTTGTAACTTTACAAGTGGAAATGTCTATGGACATGTCTGGGCACAGTTATGGATAGATGGAAAATGGTATGATGCCGATGCGATAAGCTCTAAAAATACGTTGGGTGTCATTAATAACTGGAACAAGAATACAGTAGTCATGAAGGGTAATTACATAGAATTACCTTTCTAA